The Streptomyces cathayae DNA segment ACGATGCTGACCAAGAAGTACGGCATGAGCCAGGCACAGGCCGAGGCCGGTGAGGACAACCTCGGCGCGCAGGCCGAGGCCGAGGGACTGCCGTACCGCACCCGGGGCCGCGACCACGGAGCCACCTTCGACATGCACCGCCTGCTGCACTTCGCCCGCACCCAGGGCCGCCAGGTGGAACTGCTCGACCTCCTCTACCGGGCGAACTTCGCCGAGGAGCGGTCCGTCTTCGGCGACGACGCACGCCTCCTCGAACTCGCCACCACCGCCGGCCTCGACACCGACGCCGCCCGCGCGGTCCTCGCCGACCCGGACGCGTACGCCGCCGAGGTGCGCGAGGACCAGCGGGAAGCCGCGGAACTCGGTGCGCGGGGCGTGCCCTTCTTCGTCCTCGACCGCACGTACGGCGTCTCCGGCGCCCAGCCCGCCGAGGTGTTCACCCAGGCGCTGACCCAGGCGTGGGGCGAGCGGTCGCCGCTGAAGATCGTCGACGGCGACGCGGAGGCCTGCGGCCCCGACGGCTGCGCGGTCCCGCAGAGCTGACCGCGCCGGACGGGCCCGAAAGCCGGTGGACGGGGAGGATCCGGGACCGCAGAGTGGGCCCATGGAGACCTTCGCGAACCTCGTCCGTGCCGAGTTCACCCCGAAGAACACCTTCCTGAACACCGCGAGCAGCGGCCTGCTGCCCGCGCGTACGGTGACCGCCCTCGAGGAGGCCGTGCGGCTGAGGGCCGAGGGCGGCCCGCTGGATCCGCTGTTCGACGACGTCGAGGCGTGCCGGGCCGCCTACGCCCGGCTGGCCGGCGTCCCCGTCGAGCGCGTGGCGGCCGGCGCCACCGCCGCTCTCTGCACCGGGCTGATCGCGGCCGCACTGCCGCCGGGCGCCGAAGTCCTCACCGTCGAAGGCGACTTCGCCTCGGTGCTCAATCCGTTCCACGTACGCGGGGACCTCAAGGTGCGGGCCGTCCCCCTGGAGCGGCTCGCCGGGTCCGTCCGTCCGGACACCGCCCTGGTCGCGGTGAGTGCCGTGCAGTCCGCCGACGGCCGGATCGCCGATCTGCCGGCGCTGCGGGAGGCGGCCGGGGAGCACGGCGCGCGCACCTACGTCGACTTCTCCCAGGCGGCCGGCTGGCTGCCGGTCGAGGCCGGCGCCCACGACTACTCCGTCTCCATCGTCCACAAGTGGCTGCTCGGCCCGCACGGGGCGGCCTTCCTCGTCGTGCCGGAGGACTTCGGTGGGCTGACCCCGGTGCAGGCGGGGTGGGTCGCGGCGGAGAGGCCCTGGGACAGCTGCTACGGGCCCGTCACCGAACTCGCCTGCTCGGCCCGCCGGTTCGACGTGAGCCCGGCCCTGTTCACCTACGCGGGACTGCGCGCCTCCCTCGAACTCGTCGAGGAGATCGGTGTGGAGACGATCCACGCCCATGACCTCGCCCTCGCCGACCGCTTCCGGGCGGGGCTCGCCGCGCTGGGCCACGAGCCCGTGCCTGCACCCGGCTCGGCCATCGTCTCCGTGCCGGAACTGGGCCGTCTCGAGCCCGAGTTGGACCGGGCCGGCCTCACTCTGTCCGACCGGGCCGGCCATCTGCGGGCGTCCTTCCACCTCTACAACACCCCGTCCGACGTGGACCGGCTGCTGGACGTCCTGTCCGGCTGACTGTCCGGCTGAGCAGGCCGGGGCCCCGCACCGGCCCGGTCCCGCACACGGCAGCAGGCCGGTGCCTCCCCTACCGCACGAGGAGGACCGGCCCGCAGTCGCGGCGCGCACGTCACGCGTTCGCGGCACCTGTTCCAGGTCCCGCTGCTCCAGGTTCCGCGCTCACCTCACCGGTGTGAAGTCCCGTGCCCCGATGTACTCGGGACGCCGGATCGGCGCCGCGAACGGCTCGACGGCCGTGTTGTCGACGCTGTTGAACACGATGAACACATTGCTGCGCGGGAACGGCGTGATGTTGTCCCCGGAGCCGTGCATGGCGTTGCAGTCGAACCACGTCGCCGAGCCGGCCGCGCCGGTGAACAGCCTGATGCCGTACTCGGACGCCAGCGCGGTCAGTCCCTCGTCGGAGGGGGTGCCCGCGTCCTGCATCTGCAGCGACTTCTTGTAGTTGTCCTTCGGTGTGGCCCCCGCACACCCGAGGAACGTCTTGTGCGACCCCGGCATGATCATGAGCCCGCCGTTGGTGTCGAAGTTCTCGGTCAGCGCGATCGACACGGACACCGTCCGCATCCGCGGCAGACCGTCCTCGGCGTGCCAGGTCTCGAAGTCCGAGTGCCAGTAGAAGCCACTGGCCCCGAAGCCCGGCTTGACGTTGATCCGGGACTGGTGGACGTACACGTCCGAGCCGAGGATCTGCCGGGCCCGGCCGACCACCCGCTCGTCGCGGACCAGCCGTGCGAACACCTCGCTGATCCGGTGGACCTCGAAGACCGAGCGGATCTCCTTGGACTGCGGTTCGACGATCGACCGCTCGTCGGCCCGGATCGCCGGGTCGGCGACCAGCCGGTTCAGCTCGTCCCGGTAGACGGCGACCTCGTCCTCGGCGATCAGCCGATCGACGGCGAGGAAGCCGTCACGCTCGAACGACCCGAGGTCGGCCGGCGTGATCGGGCCGGGCGCGTCCGGGGCGCCCCAGACGACCGGGTCCTGCCGCGGGGTGATGACCTCGGCCGAGCCGCGGGTGGGATAGAGGTCGGGGACGTGCGTCTCGGTGCTGGGGGTCACGGTGGTCATGGAACCTCACACCTCCTCGGTGAGCAGCGGGTATACGCCGTTCTCGTCGTGGTCCTCCCGTCCGGTCACGGGCGGATTGAAGACGCAGATGCAGCGGAAGTCCTTCTTCACCCGCAGCGTGTGCTTCTCGTGCCCGTCGAGGAGGTACATGGTCCCGGGCGTGATCGTGTGCGTCAGCCCGGAGTCGTGGTCGGTGAGCTCTGCCTCTCCCTCCACACAGACGACGGCCTCGATGTGGTTGGCGTACCACATCGACGTCTCCGTACCGGTGTACAGGACGGTCTCGTGCAAGGAGAACCCGACGTTCTCCTTGGCGAGGACGATGCGCTTGCTCTCCCAGGTGCCCGACGCGGACTTCACGTGTCGGTCGGTGCCCTCGAGCTCCTTGAAGGAACGGACAATCACGGTGCTGCGATGCCTCCTTGGTCATGGTGACGGTGGTGACGGTGCCTGCGGGCCGTCCGGACCCCGGGCCGAAGCCGGGGCCCGGACGGTTCGACAGGCGGTTCGGGCGGTTCAGGCGGCCCAGGCGGTTCGGGCCGGTTCAGGCGGTCTCGCGGACGGCGCGGGCCAGCGTCCTCAGCCCTTCGTCCAGCTCGTCCGGGGTGATGGTCAGGGCCGGGAGGAGTTTGACGACCTCGCTCTCCGGGCCGGAGGTCTCGATCAGCAGCCCGAGCTGGAAGGCCCGCGCGGCGATCCGCCCCGCGCGCTCCTTGTCGTGGAACTCCATGCCCCACACCAGCCCGCGACCGCGGTACTCCTTCACGTCGGCGCGGTTCTCCTCGGCGATGGCGACCAGTGACTGCTCGACCTGCTCGCCGCGCGAACGGGTCTGCTTCTCCATCGCCGACCCGTCGGCCCAGTAGGCCTCCAGGGCGGCGGTCGCCGTGACGAAGGCCGGGTTGTTGCCGCGGAAGGTGCCGTTGTGCTCGCCCGGCTCCCAGACGTCCAGCTCGGGCTTGAACAGGGTCAGCGCCATGGG contains these protein-coding regions:
- a CDS encoding DsbA family oxidoreductase; this translates as MRVEIWSDIACPWCYVGKARFEKALGEFPHRDDVEVVHRSFELDPGRAKDDIQPVLTMLTKKYGMSQAQAEAGEDNLGAQAEAEGLPYRTRGRDHGATFDMHRLLHFARTQGRQVELLDLLYRANFAEERSVFGDDARLLELATTAGLDTDAARAVLADPDAYAAEVREDQREAAELGARGVPFFVLDRTYGVSGAQPAEVFTQALTQAWGERSPLKIVDGDAEACGPDGCAVPQS
- a CDS encoding ectoine synthase, which codes for MIVRSFKELEGTDRHVKSASGTWESKRIVLAKENVGFSLHETVLYTGTETSMWYANHIEAVVCVEGEAELTDHDSGLTHTITPGTMYLLDGHEKHTLRVKKDFRCICVFNPPVTGREDHDENGVYPLLTEEV
- a CDS encoding aminotransferase class V-fold PLP-dependent enzyme translates to METFANLVRAEFTPKNTFLNTASSGLLPARTVTALEEAVRLRAEGGPLDPLFDDVEACRAAYARLAGVPVERVAAGATAALCTGLIAAALPPGAEVLTVEGDFASVLNPFHVRGDLKVRAVPLERLAGSVRPDTALVAVSAVQSADGRIADLPALREAAGEHGARTYVDFSQAAGWLPVEAGAHDYSVSIVHKWLLGPHGAAFLVVPEDFGGLTPVQAGWVAAERPWDSCYGPVTELACSARRFDVSPALFTYAGLRASLELVEEIGVETIHAHDLALADRFRAGLAALGHEPVPAPGSAIVSVPELGRLEPELDRAGLTLSDRAGHLRASFHLYNTPSDVDRLLDVLSG
- the thpD gene encoding ectoine hydroxylase translates to MTTVTPSTETHVPDLYPTRGSAEVITPRQDPVVWGAPDAPGPITPADLGSFERDGFLAVDRLIAEDEVAVYRDELNRLVADPAIRADERSIVEPQSKEIRSVFEVHRISEVFARLVRDERVVGRARQILGSDVYVHQSRINVKPGFGASGFYWHSDFETWHAEDGLPRMRTVSVSIALTENFDTNGGLMIMPGSHKTFLGCAGATPKDNYKKSLQMQDAGTPSDEGLTALASEYGIRLFTGAAGSATWFDCNAMHGSGDNITPFPRSNVFIVFNSVDNTAVEPFAAPIRRPEYIGARDFTPVR